The sequence below is a genomic window from Schistocerca nitens isolate TAMUIC-IGC-003100 chromosome 4, iqSchNite1.1, whole genome shotgun sequence.
CAGTTTAAGATTTTGAATTGTCATGGGTAAATTGATTAAGATGAACATGAAGAAAGAAAAAGGCAAGAAACGAAACAAGAATCACAAATGCCAATATTGCAGAAAGAACTTCGCAGCAGCAGGTGATTTAACAAAGCATTTGAGAACTCACACAGGAGAGAGACCTTATGAGTGTGCAGACTGTGGTGCACGGTTTGCACAGGGTGGTGGTTTGAAGAACCATATTGTGGCCAAACATACATATCCTGAACCATTTACTTGCCACCACTGTGGACGGACATTTCCCATCAAGGAACGCTTAAGGCTGCATCTGCGTACACACACTGGTGAGCGACCATATGCCTGTCCACAGTGTCCACGCCGCTTTGCTCGTGGGGGCCAGCTGCTGCAACATACCATAACCCATACAGGTGATAAACCATACCATTGCACACGTTGCCCAAGGCAATTTGCCTCCCAAAAGAATCTCAGTATGCATCTGAAACGACATGATGGGACACGTGATCAGACATGTGAAATTTGTGGCAAATCATTTGTTCGGCGTGATAGTCTCATGAAACATGTTGCTTGTATCCACAGTGGAATCCGTGCTTTCCGTTGTGACATCTGTGGAAAAGAGTTGAAAGGTCATATTGTCCAGCATTTACGTATCCACATGAGTGAAAAGCCATTCAGCTGTAAGACATGTGGAATGGCATTCACACAAGCCTCTCATTTAAAGGTTAGTTTTTCTTCAATGAAATATATTTATGGCCAGTTTACAAATAGTAAGTTTTGAAAATAGTTACTTTTGTGGGAATTACTGTTCCCTCTCTTTTTATTTTAGTACTTTAGTGTTAAATTTGAAGCAATTTTAAAGAAAACAACAGCCCAAAGTAACTGCAATGAAATTGAGTTAAAAAGGCTGTTTACCAGTTGGAAGCAAATTAACAGATACATATCTGTGAAATTGTTGTCACTTTATTTTCTATTCTTTTGCTTTGGTTTCTGAAATGGTTAGAAATAATGCACATTTAAACATGGCGGCAAAAATTGTCACAATTATAAATGTGTTGTCATTAGCACATTTTTCAAATACTGAGTGATAATTGTAGGGTTTCTAgttgtggaagtaacagtacactGAAACCTATCTTGCCATATTTGCTCTTAACGGAATTATCATTACAGAAATAACAAAAGATGTCCTGTTAATGAGTGATTAATGATGTACAAATGctgaattaatgtttttttttcctttgaaaaaTTTCTTCTGCAGTGAGGAAGAATGTCTTTCACCGGAAATTTGTAAAAGGTGTTATTTTGATGCTCTGTTCAAAGAAGAGGAACTTCAAGATGTGAATATGAAATTTTTATAAACTCTTAAGTCTGATTTTTATGAAGTCTTTATAGAGTCTGGCCAGTAGCCAAAGATAGTGGTCACGTATGTGTGAGGTGCgtttgtgtcagtgtgtgtgtgcacgtatgttgtctatttcaggaGAACatcttctggctgaaagcttacgtgtttagtagtcttttttgttgtgcctgactACGACTcaacatctttgctatatggtgagtaacaatctatccttttcataatattgtcattatctaatcctggattttccattgttaaatttttaaatgtttcagtCAAAGGCCCCTTCCTCAATTATGGTATTAGAATGGTCAGTATAATGTGCAAAGTATTTATTTTCGAAGTAGTGGGTgattttaaactaataaatattgaaattttAGTATTCTACCGTTTGTTAATGTTCAGTAAAAGTGTGTGTATTCACTCTTTATCAGGAGACCTTTGTTTCTATACCAGTATAAAACTTACgaggtaaaatcaaacaatggaaaatccagaatggaataaacACAATTTGAAAGCATTAAATTGCTATTCACCATAGAGAGGAGATGTTGAGTGCCAGACAAGCAAATTGAAAAAAGACTGCTAGATATTATGAAGGAGATCTCCTGTTCCTTGCCTTCCCTGTCAACTATCATCCCCCACATACCTTTCTATGCCAATAAAGGAGCTTTCCTCTTTCGATTCTATACCACCCAGGactgagcaactgaatcacattctcttccAGGCATCTTGCTACCTCTTGTTGTGTTCTGAAATTAGAAGTATCCTCCCTACTATACTCCTCACCCCTCCCATAGTGGTGTTGTGCCTCCCACCCAACCTAAACAATAATATTGTCTGTCCCTAttcacccctgctcccaaccctgtGCCGCATGGCTATTAACCTTTCAATAGGCTTAGATACAAGATCAGCCCCTCCTCCCCCTGCCAACTACTACAGTCCTGTCACAGGTATCTCCTACCCCACAGGAGGCAGGACCACATATGAAAGTAGTCTTGTGATCTATCAGGTTAGCTGCAACCACTAGGCTCCATTTTATGTTGGCTTGACCACTAACAAGCTGTCTATTCATGATGATGGCCACTGCAAATCTGTGGCCAAGAGAGAGCTGGACAACCTAGTTGCGAGCATGCTGTCCAACACGATGTGCtcgacttcagtgactgcttcacagtctgtgggaTCTGGCTTCTTCCCACCAACATCATCTTTTCTTAATTGCACAGGAGGGAGCTCTCCCTACAACATACCCTTCAttcccataatctccctggcctcaacctttgctagtccctATCCTTCACctccctatccccttccctgctctcactccaGCCTTACACATGCGTTTTATCCTGCCAATGCACCTGCATAGTCCTTTCCACTTCTCTCTTCTCCCTTTTgcatccccctctcctccccctcccccattttcCTCAGCACAGCCTTCTGATTCAGCACCTATCATTGTCTGTCCCCACCAAAACCCTGCATGCTCCGAAAGGCAGCACTAAAATCTTACTCCATTCCAACCCTGCTATGGTGGTGTAAGAATGAAAGTTTAAATTTTCCGTTACACTGTTTAGATGTAATACTTTGGCCTGAAACTAACAAATTATTTACGAATAAAGAAACAACTCACCAAAAGGTAGAAGCGCAGCACCGTTGACAGATTCATGAACAAAAGGTAAAGAGCtttgctttgctagctttcagaacgATATTCCTTTCTCAAGGTGTAGAAGAaacatgcaaaacacacacacacacacacacacacacacacacacatatacatatgcaCGCGTGCGCGCACTTGTCTCCCTACATTGTATTCAACTGCCAGCTCTTTTCTGGCCCACAGTGAGCGTAATAGGATGTGATGGGGTgcaggtggggtggggtggggtgagggatAGAGAGAGGCAGGAGGCAGCGAGGGGGTTGGGGGAGAAGCATCTAGTGGCTCAAGGGAGAGTGGGGAGCCGTCTGTGGATTGGCTAGGGGTGCACATAGAGGGGGCAGGTGGCAGACAGCTGTGCATGCGATTTCACAGATTAGGTCGTGAGATTGCAACACACAACTAGCTGACACATATTGGGtggcatttcagggcatgatggtagATAATCAAAACCCTGACGAACGACGTGGTTCAGTctttccagtcctgggtggtgttGGGTGAAAGTGGGATACTTCTTTCTCATTTGTTCTTGGGATGGGTGTGAGGATCAGATGCGTGCGAGTATatggcacgggagatctgtttttgtgctAGATATGGTGTTTATTGCCTGTCTCCGAACACCTTTGTGAGGCCTCCAGCATACTGGGTGAGGGAGTTCATATCACTGCAGATGAGTCTGCCACagttggccaggctgtatgggagggatttttaggtgtggaattggtggcagctgtcaaagttcaGATACTTTCCatggttggtgggtttgatgtggactgagCTGTgaatggagccatctgagaggaggagaTCAACATATAGGAAGGTGGCATGATGGTTGGAGGAGGATCAAGTGAAGTGGATGGAAGAGGTGGTGCTGAGATTGTGAAGGATTAGGATAAGGTGTCCTGGTCTTGGGTCCACATTAAAAATATGTCATCAgtaaacctgaaccagaccaggagtctggtgttttgggaggctaggaatgtTTTCTCTAGGTAGCCCATGAGGAGGTTGGCGTAGGAAGGTGCCATGCTGGTGCCCATGGCTATGCCATGAATTTGTTTGCATACATTTCCTTCAAAGTAGTTATGGGTTAGGATGTAGTTGGTTAGTTGTATGGGGAATGAAGGGGGGTTTTGAGTCTGCAGGGTGTTGGGCAGGGTGTTGGGAGAGGTAATGTTCAGTTGCGGCAAGGCCATGGCCATGAGCAATGTTGGTGTATGTGGAGGTTGCATCTAAACTGACAAGTAGGGACCTGGAAGGTAAGGgcgtggggatggtggagagctaGTGCAGGAACTGGTTGGTATCTTTAAGAGGCTAGGTTTTTGACCATTTGTTGCAGATGTTGATCAACAAGGGCTGAGATTCTTTTAGTGGGGACACTGTAACCAGCCCTAATGGGGTGCCAAGGATTTTTAGGTTGTTGGATTTTGGGGAGGATGTAGAAAGTGGCTGTGTGGGCTGTTGTAGTGGTGagcagggaaatggattcaggggagaggttctggggaaGCCTAAGGATTTTAGCAGGGTTGGAGATTATGTTGGACGTCTGGGATGGGGTCACTTCATCAGAGCTTGTGGGTAGAGGTGTTGGACAGCTGGGGGaggccccctgcccccc
It includes:
- the LOC126253545 gene encoding zinc finger protein OZF-like isoform X1 → MGKLIKMNMKKEKGKKRNKNHKCQYCRKNFAAAGDLTKHLRTHTGERPYECADCGARFAQGGGLKNHIVAKHTYPEPFTCHHCGRTFPIKERLRLHLRTHTGERPYACPQCPRRFARGGQLLQHTITHTGDKPYHCTRCPRQFASQKNLSMHLKRHDGTRDQTCEICGKSFVRRDSLMKHVACIHSGIRAFRCDICGKELKGHIVQHLRIHMSEKPFSCKTCGMAFTQASHLKVHGRVHSGEKPYQCKVCKKAFAHSAALKMHVRRHTGEKPFKCLLCPSAAFAQLPHLKKHMLCIHKTAKPYLCIRCREFFKTKNDLETHEQTCKAEVVNHACEDGGDSLDKVKDSDDKDKSLVPPMPIAKMRMLLAILLKRISTSERLEQLGFGERLIDDVLCESIEMSGRKPCSDKGMDEGERLKKNVEILLEWTVPKRFMDRFQKEGRSAEALLEELTS